The following proteins are co-located in the Manihot esculenta cultivar AM560-2 chromosome 9, M.esculenta_v8, whole genome shotgun sequence genome:
- the LOC110622629 gene encoding protein ALWAYS EARLY 2 isoform X5, with the protein MAPTRKKSVNKRFLNEVSPHKEVRNSNKNKERVSGKRRLSDNLGPRWSEEELQQFYKAYRAHGMEWKKVAAEVPNRSAEMVRTLFKMNKAYLSLPEGTASVVGLIAMMTDHYYSQEVSDSEGESNDEPGMPRKPQKTKQVKVQPSTSKDSLQSHSIASTDGYLSLLKKGHFYGGQPRAVGKRTPRVAVSYPYKKNDSQNYVLAKKGQKPQNDVNDDGAHVAALALTEALKRGGSTQVCHTQSGGTEHIKLSPVRSWEMMFPESKTGHTKFRVASVDEEWMVDGTSRGADNGAYARDTSSLVDMEGVGTVEVHPKGKKFYRKKVKVEEIGNSQSDDGGEACSGTEEGPKVNALKGKTDIDGSDAKIDEMSPQARKKRSGKRFSGDEFSALDALQTLANLSVMESESSVQQNEERTVLTVDDKSSKPEATSTSRHRDKVKLLGHREKLLHPRSEVEGASRKSKLGRNTAIYAKPVSESKQGPQFINNNINVLKRKRHSLVSKVSNAEVPIKLHLSEPLDTEPVDEEEIISALKGKRTCQVSTVPKQRKAIGVSEGCFSDQKSSANDVAVSTAQVPVAKQVTLQTSKISRRKMSLKQSITRKERHSSENILKNQTNRCSISLHDTASYLREKFSCCLSSPMVRRWCTFEWFYSAIDYPWFAKREFVEYLNHVGLGHIPRLTRVEWGVIRSSLGKPRRFSEHFLHEEREKLKQYRDSVRTHYTELRTGAMDGLPTDLAKPLSVGQRVIAVHPKTRELHDGSVLTIDHDRCRVQFDCPEMGVEFVKVDANVQRKAASVDVVNAQQIASQPSVVARLQVKEVDIQAPSDLNHAFDKKASSALVNLRQHNAYPGNTLPPWLKPTVNSSFLAGLPSSHDSFVSQESGSTVIEIVRGSRDKAHTMIDAAVQAISSMKEGEDAFVKIGEALDSIDRRQLASESKAQEIRSLEHVNGILSHHNQLISSTLEPQVNNNASGPKSHNNTDKIEAAIPSELIKSCVATLLMIQTCTERQYPPADVAQIIDSAVTSLHPCCPQNLPIYREIQMCMGRIKTQILALIPT; encoded by the exons GCGTACTTATCCCTGCCTGAGGGAACAGCTTCTGTGGTTGGCCTTATAGCCATGATGACTGACCATTATTACTCCCAA GAAGTGAGCGATAGTGAAGGAGAAAGTAATGATGAGCCAGGAATGCCTCGGAAACCTCAGAAAACCAAGCAGGTGAAAGTCCAGCCTAGCACATCAAAAGATTCCCTGCAGTCGCACTCAATTGCATCAACTGATGGATACTTATCATTATTGAAGAAAGGACACTTTTATG GTGGTCAGCCTCGAGCAGTAGGGAAAAGAACACCTCGAGTTGCTGTTTCATATCCATATAAGAAAAATGACAGTCAGAATTATGTTTTGGCGAAGAAGGGCCAGAAGCCCCAGAATGATGTCAATGACGATGGAGCACATGTTGCTGCGCTGGCATTAACTGAGGCGTTAAAAAGAGGAGGTTCTACCCAAGTTTGTCACACCCAAAGTGGAGGAACAGAACACATTAAATTGTCACCTGTTAGAAGCTGGGAAATGAtg TTTCCAGAGTCGAAGACGGGTCATACAAAATTTCGAGTTGCTTCTGTAGATGAAGAATGGATGGTTGATGGTACAAGCAGGGGAGCTGATAATGGTGCTTATGCCAGGGATACAAGCTCACTGGTGGATATGGAAGGTGTAGGTACTGTAGAAGTTCATCCAAAGGGGAAGAAGTTTTACAGAAAGAAAGTAAAGGTTGAAGAGATTGGGAATAGTCAATCTGATGATGGCGGAGAAGCTTGTAGTGGTACTGAAGAAGGACCAAAAGTAAATGCCCTAAAGGGGAAAACCGATATTGATGGTTCAGATGCAAAAATTGATGAGATGTCTCCACAGGCCCGAAAGAAGAGAAGTGGCAAACGATTCTCTGGAG ATGAATTCTCTGCCTTGGATGCCCTACAAACGTTGGCTAACCTTTCTGTAATGGAATCTG AATCCTCCGTCCAGCAGAATGAAGAAAGAACTGTACTTACTGTGGATGACAAATCTAGCAAACCTGAAGCTACATCTACTAGCCGCCATAGGGATAAAGTTAAACTTCTAGGGCACAGAGAAAAACTGCTTCATCCAAGAAGTGAAGTTGAGGGCGCCTCAAGAAAATCCAAGCTAGGAAGAAATACAGCAATTTATGCTAAACCTGTTTCTGAATCAAAGCAAGGGCCTCAGTTCATCAACAACAATATTAATGTACTGAAAAGAAAACGTCATTCTTTGGTGTCAAAG GTATCAAATGCTGAAGTGCCCATAAAATTACATCTAAGTGAACCATTGGACACTGAG CCTGTTGATGAAGAAGAGATTATATCTGCGCTTAAAGGAAAACGAACTTGTCAAGTTTCTACTGTTCCAAAGCAACGGAAAGCCATTGGAGTATCAGAGGGATGTTTCAGTGATCAGAAAAGTTCTGCTAATGATGTGGCTGTATCAACCGCTCAAGTTCCTGTTGCAAAACAAGTTACCTTGCAAACCAGTAAAATAAGCAGACGCAAGATGAGTCTAAAGCAATCAATTACTCGTAAAGAGAGGCACTCTTCTGAGAACATCCTGAAAAATCAAACTAATAGATGCTCAATCTCCCTACATGATACAGCATCCTATCTAAGG GAAAAGTTTTCTTGCTGTCTCTCATCTCCTATGGTTCGCAGATGGTGTACATTTGAGTGGTTCTACAGTGCAATTGACTACCCTTGGTTTGCGAAAAGGGAGTTCGTGGAGTACTTAAATCATGTTGGACTTGGGCACATTCCAAGATTAACTCGTGTTGAATGGGGTGTCATAAGAag TTCCCTAGGCAAACCTCGAAGATTCTCTGAACATTTTTTACATGAAGAAAGGGAGAAACTGAAGCAGTATAGGGATTCTGTGAGAACACATTATACTGAACTTCGTACTGGTGCCATGGATGGACTTCCAACAGATTTAGCAAAACCTTTATCAGTTGGCCAACGAGTAATAGCTGTGCATCCCAAAACAAGAGAACTTCATGATGGAAGTGTGCTCACAATTGATCATGACAGGTGCAGAGTTCAATTTGACTGTCCTGAAATGGGAGTGGAATTTGTCAAG GTGGATGCAAACGTACAAAGAAAGGCAGCTTCAGTTGATGTTGTTAATGCACAACAAATAGCCAGTCAACCTTCTGTGGTGGCACGACTTCAAGTGAAGGAAGTTGATATACAAGCTCCTTCTGATTTGAATCATGCTTTTGATAAGAAG GCCTCTTCTGCTTTAGTCAATTTGAGGCAACACAATGCATACCCAGGGAATACCCTGCCTCCTTGGCTGAAGCCCACTGTCAATTCCAGTTTCCTGGCTGGCCTGCCAAGTTCTCATGATAGTTTTGTTTCTCAAGAATCAGGATCTACTGTCATTGAAATTGTAAGAGGTTCCAGGGACAAGGCACACACAATGATAGATGCTGCTGTTCAG GCGATTTCATCCATGAAAGAAGGGGAGGATGCTTTTGTGAAGATTGGGGAGGCTTTAGATTCTATTGATAGAAGACAATTAGCATCAGAATCTAAGGCACAAGAAATCAGGTCTCTGGAGCACGTCAATGGCATTTTAAGCCATCATAATCAGTTGATTTCCAGCACACTGGAGCCCCAAGTTAATAACAATGCGTCTGGGCCTAAATCACACAATAATACCGACAAAATTGAAGCAGCAATCCCTTCAGAGCTGATAAAATCATGTGTTGCTACTTTGCTCATGATACAG ACGTGTACCGAACGACAATATCCTCCAGCTGATGTGGCTCAAATAATTGATTCTGCTGTTACCAGCTTGCATCCATGTTGCCCTCAAAATCTGCCAATATATAGAGAGATACAAATGTGCATGGGAAGAATCAAGACCCAAATATTAGCTCTTATACCAACATAA
- the LOC110622629 gene encoding protein ALWAYS EARLY 2 isoform X4: MEWKKVAAEVPNRSAEMVRTLFKMNKAYLSLPEGTASVVGLIAMMTDHYYSQEVSDSEGESNDEPGMPRKPQKTKQVKVQPSTSKDSLQSHSIASTDGYLSLLKKGHFYGGQPRAVGKRTPRVAVSYPYKKNDSQNYVLAKKGQKPQNDVNDDGAHVAALALTEALKRGGSTQVCHTQSGGTEHIKLSPVRSWEMMFPESKTGHTKFRVASVDEEWMVDGTSRGADNGAYARDTSSLVDMEGVGTVEVHPKGKKFYRKKVKVEEIGNSQSDDGGEACSGTEEGPKVNALKGKTDIDGSDAKIDEMSPQARKKRSGKRFSGDEFSALDALQTLANLSVMESESSVQQNEERTVLTVDDKSSKPEATSTSRHRDKVKLLGHREKLLHPRSEVEGASRKSKLGRNTAIYAKPVSESKQGPQFINNNINVLKRKRHSLVSKVSNAEVPIKLHLSEPLDTEPVDEEEIISALKGKRTCQVSTVPKQRKAIGVSEGCFSDQKSSANDVAVSTAQVPVAKQVTLQTSKISRRKMSLKQSITRKERHSSENILKNQTNRCSISLHDTASYLREKFSCCLSSPMVRRWCTFEWFYSAIDYPWFAKREFVEYLNHVGLGHIPRLTRVEWGVIRSSLGKPRRFSEHFLHEEREKLKQYRDSVRTHYTELRTGAMDGLPTDLAKPLSVGQRVIAVHPKTRELHDGSVLTIDHDRCRVQFDCPEMGVEFVKDIDCMPLNPFDNMPEALRRHGFSVMSKELQVNGHSHIGGFTSTRHLDNSEIPMNTLVKRAQVKIIVSNVDANVQRKAASVDVVNAQQIASQPSVVARLQVKEVDIQAPSDLNHAFDKKASSALVNLRQHNAYPGNTLPPWLKPTVNSSFLAGLPSSHDSFVSQESGSTVIEIVRGSRDKAHTMIDAAVQAISSMKEGEDAFVKIGEALDSIDRRQLASESKAQEIRSLEHVNGILSHHNQLISSTLEPQVNNNASGPKSHNNTDKIEAAIPSELIKSCVATLLMIQTCTERQYPPADVAQIIDSAVTSLHPCCPQNLPIYREIQMCMGRIKTQILALIPT; encoded by the exons GCGTACTTATCCCTGCCTGAGGGAACAGCTTCTGTGGTTGGCCTTATAGCCATGATGACTGACCATTATTACTCCCAA GAAGTGAGCGATAGTGAAGGAGAAAGTAATGATGAGCCAGGAATGCCTCGGAAACCTCAGAAAACCAAGCAGGTGAAAGTCCAGCCTAGCACATCAAAAGATTCCCTGCAGTCGCACTCAATTGCATCAACTGATGGATACTTATCATTATTGAAGAAAGGACACTTTTATG GTGGTCAGCCTCGAGCAGTAGGGAAAAGAACACCTCGAGTTGCTGTTTCATATCCATATAAGAAAAATGACAGTCAGAATTATGTTTTGGCGAAGAAGGGCCAGAAGCCCCAGAATGATGTCAATGACGATGGAGCACATGTTGCTGCGCTGGCATTAACTGAGGCGTTAAAAAGAGGAGGTTCTACCCAAGTTTGTCACACCCAAAGTGGAGGAACAGAACACATTAAATTGTCACCTGTTAGAAGCTGGGAAATGAtg TTTCCAGAGTCGAAGACGGGTCATACAAAATTTCGAGTTGCTTCTGTAGATGAAGAATGGATGGTTGATGGTACAAGCAGGGGAGCTGATAATGGTGCTTATGCCAGGGATACAAGCTCACTGGTGGATATGGAAGGTGTAGGTACTGTAGAAGTTCATCCAAAGGGGAAGAAGTTTTACAGAAAGAAAGTAAAGGTTGAAGAGATTGGGAATAGTCAATCTGATGATGGCGGAGAAGCTTGTAGTGGTACTGAAGAAGGACCAAAAGTAAATGCCCTAAAGGGGAAAACCGATATTGATGGTTCAGATGCAAAAATTGATGAGATGTCTCCACAGGCCCGAAAGAAGAGAAGTGGCAAACGATTCTCTGGAG ATGAATTCTCTGCCTTGGATGCCCTACAAACGTTGGCTAACCTTTCTGTAATGGAATCTG AATCCTCCGTCCAGCAGAATGAAGAAAGAACTGTACTTACTGTGGATGACAAATCTAGCAAACCTGAAGCTACATCTACTAGCCGCCATAGGGATAAAGTTAAACTTCTAGGGCACAGAGAAAAACTGCTTCATCCAAGAAGTGAAGTTGAGGGCGCCTCAAGAAAATCCAAGCTAGGAAGAAATACAGCAATTTATGCTAAACCTGTTTCTGAATCAAAGCAAGGGCCTCAGTTCATCAACAACAATATTAATGTACTGAAAAGAAAACGTCATTCTTTGGTGTCAAAG GTATCAAATGCTGAAGTGCCCATAAAATTACATCTAAGTGAACCATTGGACACTGAG CCTGTTGATGAAGAAGAGATTATATCTGCGCTTAAAGGAAAACGAACTTGTCAAGTTTCTACTGTTCCAAAGCAACGGAAAGCCATTGGAGTATCAGAGGGATGTTTCAGTGATCAGAAAAGTTCTGCTAATGATGTGGCTGTATCAACCGCTCAAGTTCCTGTTGCAAAACAAGTTACCTTGCAAACCAGTAAAATAAGCAGACGCAAGATGAGTCTAAAGCAATCAATTACTCGTAAAGAGAGGCACTCTTCTGAGAACATCCTGAAAAATCAAACTAATAGATGCTCAATCTCCCTACATGATACAGCATCCTATCTAAGG GAAAAGTTTTCTTGCTGTCTCTCATCTCCTATGGTTCGCAGATGGTGTACATTTGAGTGGTTCTACAGTGCAATTGACTACCCTTGGTTTGCGAAAAGGGAGTTCGTGGAGTACTTAAATCATGTTGGACTTGGGCACATTCCAAGATTAACTCGTGTTGAATGGGGTGTCATAAGAag TTCCCTAGGCAAACCTCGAAGATTCTCTGAACATTTTTTACATGAAGAAAGGGAGAAACTGAAGCAGTATAGGGATTCTGTGAGAACACATTATACTGAACTTCGTACTGGTGCCATGGATGGACTTCCAACAGATTTAGCAAAACCTTTATCAGTTGGCCAACGAGTAATAGCTGTGCATCCCAAAACAAGAGAACTTCATGATGGAAGTGTGCTCACAATTGATCATGACAGGTGCAGAGTTCAATTTGACTGTCCTGAAATGGGAGTGGAATTTGTCAAG GATATAGACTGCATGCCTTTAAATCCATTTGATAACATGCCAGAAGCTCTTAGGAGACATGGATTCTCTGTTATGTCCAAGGAACTGCAAGTGAACGGGCATTCACATATTGGAGGGTTTACTTCAACAAGGCATTTAGACAACTCAGAGATTCCCATGAATACACTGGTAAAGCGTGCACAGGTCAAAATAATTGTTTCAAAT GTGGATGCAAACGTACAAAGAAAGGCAGCTTCAGTTGATGTTGTTAATGCACAACAAATAGCCAGTCAACCTTCTGTGGTGGCACGACTTCAAGTGAAGGAAGTTGATATACAAGCTCCTTCTGATTTGAATCATGCTTTTGATAAGAAG GCCTCTTCTGCTTTAGTCAATTTGAGGCAACACAATGCATACCCAGGGAATACCCTGCCTCCTTGGCTGAAGCCCACTGTCAATTCCAGTTTCCTGGCTGGCCTGCCAAGTTCTCATGATAGTTTTGTTTCTCAAGAATCAGGATCTACTGTCATTGAAATTGTAAGAGGTTCCAGGGACAAGGCACACACAATGATAGATGCTGCTGTTCAG GCGATTTCATCCATGAAAGAAGGGGAGGATGCTTTTGTGAAGATTGGGGAGGCTTTAGATTCTATTGATAGAAGACAATTAGCATCAGAATCTAAGGCACAAGAAATCAGGTCTCTGGAGCACGTCAATGGCATTTTAAGCCATCATAATCAGTTGATTTCCAGCACACTGGAGCCCCAAGTTAATAACAATGCGTCTGGGCCTAAATCACACAATAATACCGACAAAATTGAAGCAGCAATCCCTTCAGAGCTGATAAAATCATGTGTTGCTACTTTGCTCATGATACAG ACGTGTACCGAACGACAATATCCTCCAGCTGATGTGGCTCAAATAATTGATTCTGCTGTTACCAGCTTGCATCCATGTTGCCCTCAAAATCTGCCAATATATAGAGAGATACAAATGTGCATGGGAAGAATCAAGACCCAAATATTAGCTCTTATACCAACATAA
- the LOC110622629 gene encoding protein ALWAYS EARLY 2 isoform X6 — protein MGVINGIKLLEVSDSEGESNDEPGMPRKPQKTKQVKVQPSTSKDSLQSHSIASTDGYLSLLKKGHFYGGQPRAVGKRTPRVAVSYPYKKNDSQNYVLAKKGQKPQNDVNDDGAHVAALALTEALKRGGSTQVCHTQSGGTEHIKLSPVRSWEMMFPESKTGHTKFRVASVDEEWMVDGTSRGADNGAYARDTSSLVDMEGVGTVEVHPKGKKFYRKKVKVEEIGNSQSDDGGEACSGTEEGPKVNALKGKTDIDGSDAKIDEMSPQARKKRSGKRFSGDEFSALDALQTLANLSVMESESSVQQNEERTVLTVDDKSSKPEATSTSRHRDKVKLLGHREKLLHPRSEVEGASRKSKLGRNTAIYAKPVSESKQGPQFINNNINVLKRKRHSLVSKVSNAEVPIKLHLSEPLDTEPVDEEEIISALKGKRTCQVSTVPKQRKAIGVSEGCFSDQKSSANDVAVSTAQVPVAKQVTLQTSKISRRKMSLKQSITRKERHSSENILKNQTNRCSISLHDTASYLREKFSCCLSSPMVRRWCTFEWFYSAIDYPWFAKREFVEYLNHVGLGHIPRLTRVEWGVIRSSLGKPRRFSEHFLHEEREKLKQYRDSVRTHYTELRTGAMDGLPTDLAKPLSVGQRVIAVHPKTRELHDGSVLTIDHDRCRVQFDCPEMGVEFVKDIDCMPLNPFDNMPEALRRHGFSVMSKELQVNGHSHIGGFTSTRHLDNSEIPMNTLVKRAQVKIIVSNVDANVQRKAASVDVVNAQQIASQPSVVARLQVKEVDIQAPSDLNHAFDKKASSALVNLRQHNAYPGNTLPPWLKPTVNSSFLAGLPSSHDSFVSQESGSTVIEIVRGSRDKAHTMIDAAVQAISSMKEGEDAFVKIGEALDSIDRRQLASESKAQEIRSLEHVNGILSHHNQLISSTLEPQVNNNASGPKSHNNTDKIEAAIPSELIKSCVATLLMIQTCTERQYPPADVAQIIDSAVTSLHPCCPQNLPIYREIQMCMGRIKTQILALIPT, from the exons ATGGGTGTCATAAATGGGATTAAACTCTTG GAAGTGAGCGATAGTGAAGGAGAAAGTAATGATGAGCCAGGAATGCCTCGGAAACCTCAGAAAACCAAGCAGGTGAAAGTCCAGCCTAGCACATCAAAAGATTCCCTGCAGTCGCACTCAATTGCATCAACTGATGGATACTTATCATTATTGAAGAAAGGACACTTTTATG GTGGTCAGCCTCGAGCAGTAGGGAAAAGAACACCTCGAGTTGCTGTTTCATATCCATATAAGAAAAATGACAGTCAGAATTATGTTTTGGCGAAGAAGGGCCAGAAGCCCCAGAATGATGTCAATGACGATGGAGCACATGTTGCTGCGCTGGCATTAACTGAGGCGTTAAAAAGAGGAGGTTCTACCCAAGTTTGTCACACCCAAAGTGGAGGAACAGAACACATTAAATTGTCACCTGTTAGAAGCTGGGAAATGAtg TTTCCAGAGTCGAAGACGGGTCATACAAAATTTCGAGTTGCTTCTGTAGATGAAGAATGGATGGTTGATGGTACAAGCAGGGGAGCTGATAATGGTGCTTATGCCAGGGATACAAGCTCACTGGTGGATATGGAAGGTGTAGGTACTGTAGAAGTTCATCCAAAGGGGAAGAAGTTTTACAGAAAGAAAGTAAAGGTTGAAGAGATTGGGAATAGTCAATCTGATGATGGCGGAGAAGCTTGTAGTGGTACTGAAGAAGGACCAAAAGTAAATGCCCTAAAGGGGAAAACCGATATTGATGGTTCAGATGCAAAAATTGATGAGATGTCTCCACAGGCCCGAAAGAAGAGAAGTGGCAAACGATTCTCTGGAG ATGAATTCTCTGCCTTGGATGCCCTACAAACGTTGGCTAACCTTTCTGTAATGGAATCTG AATCCTCCGTCCAGCAGAATGAAGAAAGAACTGTACTTACTGTGGATGACAAATCTAGCAAACCTGAAGCTACATCTACTAGCCGCCATAGGGATAAAGTTAAACTTCTAGGGCACAGAGAAAAACTGCTTCATCCAAGAAGTGAAGTTGAGGGCGCCTCAAGAAAATCCAAGCTAGGAAGAAATACAGCAATTTATGCTAAACCTGTTTCTGAATCAAAGCAAGGGCCTCAGTTCATCAACAACAATATTAATGTACTGAAAAGAAAACGTCATTCTTTGGTGTCAAAG GTATCAAATGCTGAAGTGCCCATAAAATTACATCTAAGTGAACCATTGGACACTGAG CCTGTTGATGAAGAAGAGATTATATCTGCGCTTAAAGGAAAACGAACTTGTCAAGTTTCTACTGTTCCAAAGCAACGGAAAGCCATTGGAGTATCAGAGGGATGTTTCAGTGATCAGAAAAGTTCTGCTAATGATGTGGCTGTATCAACCGCTCAAGTTCCTGTTGCAAAACAAGTTACCTTGCAAACCAGTAAAATAAGCAGACGCAAGATGAGTCTAAAGCAATCAATTACTCGTAAAGAGAGGCACTCTTCTGAGAACATCCTGAAAAATCAAACTAATAGATGCTCAATCTCCCTACATGATACAGCATCCTATCTAAGG GAAAAGTTTTCTTGCTGTCTCTCATCTCCTATGGTTCGCAGATGGTGTACATTTGAGTGGTTCTACAGTGCAATTGACTACCCTTGGTTTGCGAAAAGGGAGTTCGTGGAGTACTTAAATCATGTTGGACTTGGGCACATTCCAAGATTAACTCGTGTTGAATGGGGTGTCATAAGAag TTCCCTAGGCAAACCTCGAAGATTCTCTGAACATTTTTTACATGAAGAAAGGGAGAAACTGAAGCAGTATAGGGATTCTGTGAGAACACATTATACTGAACTTCGTACTGGTGCCATGGATGGACTTCCAACAGATTTAGCAAAACCTTTATCAGTTGGCCAACGAGTAATAGCTGTGCATCCCAAAACAAGAGAACTTCATGATGGAAGTGTGCTCACAATTGATCATGACAGGTGCAGAGTTCAATTTGACTGTCCTGAAATGGGAGTGGAATTTGTCAAG GATATAGACTGCATGCCTTTAAATCCATTTGATAACATGCCAGAAGCTCTTAGGAGACATGGATTCTCTGTTATGTCCAAGGAACTGCAAGTGAACGGGCATTCACATATTGGAGGGTTTACTTCAACAAGGCATTTAGACAACTCAGAGATTCCCATGAATACACTGGTAAAGCGTGCACAGGTCAAAATAATTGTTTCAAAT GTGGATGCAAACGTACAAAGAAAGGCAGCTTCAGTTGATGTTGTTAATGCACAACAAATAGCCAGTCAACCTTCTGTGGTGGCACGACTTCAAGTGAAGGAAGTTGATATACAAGCTCCTTCTGATTTGAATCATGCTTTTGATAAGAAG GCCTCTTCTGCTTTAGTCAATTTGAGGCAACACAATGCATACCCAGGGAATACCCTGCCTCCTTGGCTGAAGCCCACTGTCAATTCCAGTTTCCTGGCTGGCCTGCCAAGTTCTCATGATAGTTTTGTTTCTCAAGAATCAGGATCTACTGTCATTGAAATTGTAAGAGGTTCCAGGGACAAGGCACACACAATGATAGATGCTGCTGTTCAG GCGATTTCATCCATGAAAGAAGGGGAGGATGCTTTTGTGAAGATTGGGGAGGCTTTAGATTCTATTGATAGAAGACAATTAGCATCAGAATCTAAGGCACAAGAAATCAGGTCTCTGGAGCACGTCAATGGCATTTTAAGCCATCATAATCAGTTGATTTCCAGCACACTGGAGCCCCAAGTTAATAACAATGCGTCTGGGCCTAAATCACACAATAATACCGACAAAATTGAAGCAGCAATCCCTTCAGAGCTGATAAAATCATGTGTTGCTACTTTGCTCATGATACAG ACGTGTACCGAACGACAATATCCTCCAGCTGATGTGGCTCAAATAATTGATTCTGCTGTTACCAGCTTGCATCCATGTTGCCCTCAAAATCTGCCAATATATAGAGAGATACAAATGTGCATGGGAAGAATCAAGACCCAAATATTAGCTCTTATACCAACATAA